In Sardina pilchardus chromosome 8, fSarPil1.1, whole genome shotgun sequence, the genomic window AGGGGTGATATTACAGTTGTCTGTACATAACGTTACAGACGTTTGCTTCCCTCTAAAAATCTTGACACTTACACAAACCCTTGATGAATTGAGTCACTTTACCTTAGCTTCATACAGTTAGCTTTGTGAAATATGAAAGTACAGTAACTTGACCTCGCTATGTTCCATAATGTCTACTAAACTCCTCAGGCTAACGTTGGGTAAAATGGGGTCATGATAAATATTCAGCCTTATTTGTGGTAATTGCTAGGCCTAATACCTAGAACTGTATGTCAGTTTAAATTCTCTGTTTACGTTGTTGCTTGCTGGACATTTGTAGACAtatagtgttgttttttttctgtcgctGTAGGAGCAGCAAAGACGTGGAAGATCCTTACTTTTGTTATTGCTTTCCCTGGAGTTGCTGTATGCATGTTGAATATGTAcctcaaaatgcagcagcacaAATTGCATCATGAGAATCCTGAATTTGTTGCCTACAGTCATCTGCGCATCCGCAACAAGGTGAGATAAAGGCTAGTCAGCAAAAATGCCTTGTTGTATGATGTATGAGTGACTTTTTAGGGGGAAGTTTAATGCTTGAAGTGTTGCATTAAATTCTTAACCAATCCTTTCATAAGTGCAGCAGACATGTCTTTTGTAAAAGAAGATTTTAAGTGCTGTGTTATTGGTTGTTTTGAAATGGATGCTCCTTTCCACATGGACCTACAGAGCAACTTCCAGTTTAGTTCACGTTCATCTGGGTTCACCCATGCTAACTTTCGTTGAGGAGATTGAATAAATGACTGTGTTGCTATATGAAAATTACCCTTCTAAGATGCACTATTCTCAAagagttagggatatctggctttcaggtgaaatgTAAAGCCCCCCTCGGTAGGATTATCTATATTTCCCCCTCTGTTGGAGAAGTTGTACTTGCTATTTCACATTAACTGTGGGGAAAAAAGTAACAGTAAAGCACATGGACATGGCGAGAAGCGGCAACGCACCTGCAGTTAAATTAtctgagcagtcacagccacacacgttaaaattacgatataaacggtagaggactgtatcgtacgatagacatttttctgtcgtTCAACATCGCACAGCACTACCGGGACGATAAGTCCCAATGTTGCAAGGTTGCTTTTCCACCTGGGGAGGCTAGGGGAGAAGGGAAAGTCACCATTTTCACCGGAACAGATcatttaatcatccaaatgatcTCTAAATGGGTTTATTGCGTTGAAATGGTTGCCAAGTTCCCCTTTAAGGTTTCAGTACACaaagtactgaaacattgaactgttggacatgcacattcaaaattGTAGAGCAGGTaacattaagttcacctgtgtTAACCTTTGTGAGTAGTGTACCTTTGTGTTTACATTGGAAGACCGCACAGATCTGTGCTTGTGCTTCTTTCAATGGGCAATATTCTATCGAATCAACAAGTCAGCTGTTAGTATTTTGACAATGGTGCCCCAACAATGAAGACATGGAAAACAGTGCTATTGTTATCTTGCTATCTAGTCTGATCGATAAGTCTGAAGTGACTCCCCATTTTGGTCAGACTTTTTGTGGTGTTGTCCtaaaatgtcttaattcaaTTTTGTATTGTCCAGCGCTTCCCTTGGGGTGATGGCGTGAAGTCCTTTTTCCATAACTCCGAAGTCAATGCCCTCCCAGACGGGTATGAAGAACATGACGAGTAACTGGGATGCGGTACATCTTATCTTCACCCTTAAACTGGGACCACAGTccccttccccccaccccccatactTTTGGGCCACAACCCAGCTTGGACCACACTCCTTCTTACAGTTTACTTAAACCTCATGTTTGAGACCTCTTGAATTTAAAAACTTTCTGTTTACCTCTGTGCTTTCTGTTAAATGAGAAGCACACCATGGAAATAGTTACATTTCTTCTGGACCATCCTGACACATTCTCAGCTTAAACGtatgtcaaataaataaacatatttaaATTCTGGATTGGTGTTTTCTGTTATCAGTTCACATTTTCAGTTTCAAGTTTACTTTTGACTAGATGAGGAAAATGTTGTCAGAATGTCAGTGATTATTGCACTTGCAATTAGCTCTAAACTACATTCTATGGGAAAGTATGTTCCCTATAGACTTTACTGTGACTGAGCCACATAATACTAAATAGGTGTCGTACTGATACAAACATCTGATCTTGCAGTCATTGTTGAAAGACTATAGGATGTAAAACACATCAAGATCACATGACTAAACGGTAATCATCCGCTAGTGCgctagtttttttctttttgtgacTAAAGAACTCCATGTTGCCAGGACATGGATTAATGACGTACCTGGCCAAGATGATCTGCATAATATAATGAAAGGGGGACTGTGAAACATTAATAGACTCtggtctgtctttctctgaatTTTCAGTTTCATTTGTCAATGCTGACATCTGCAGAACTTCCTTTTGTTTCAGAATACAGCGCTACAGTGATGGTCTCTACACTTGACTTTTctagtttgttgttttttacagAAAAGGAAATTGTGATTTGTGGTTGCTTACAGTTCTATAAGCTTATGAGTTTTGCTGTGCTCTGTAAGGGGAGACCGCATTAGTGATGTATCACATCTATGTCTTTGAACGGCATTTGTAACCCTAAAGGTATTACACATATTGATGAAACATTAAGGATTTCCCAACAGAATAAGTTGCACAATATCATTGTGAAATGGTATGATTGTTGATCTtttcaacatcaattagactgCATATGTTTTAGTTCAAATATGTATCAGTTGTGTGTAAAGTGAACAGAACCAGTGGTGGGAAACGGAGCAATGCAAGATGTCACCATATGGCTTATGCCACTGTGAGAGAAAAGTTCATAGTTGAGACACTGAGATACTAAGCAAACATCTAAGTATTTCAACTTAGTTTATCAGAATTTTCAGATAGTTTGTGGCTGATTCTTTTTTCTCAAATGGCAGAAACCAGATTCCGTAGAGATCTCATCAATTGTAAACAAAGCACTCACTGagaactttttattattattacttttttACTTTACCAGACACATGGGGTTATGTTCACAAAAACCTTCTGTAATTATGCTTACCTTCCATatccacagtagcctacatgatcTAAATCCGCCCCAATATCTTGACATCAGTGTCTTCTCAGGCAATTACATTAGGGCTGCAACTAATGATCATTTTGAGTCGTGTAATCAACAGTCTCGCTCACCCTGCATCTGGTGTCAAATCTGCCGATTTTCTCATGTAATTGATTAGTTGATCGATAAAATGTCAGAATATGGTGgaacattttttattattgttttccaAAGCCCAAGATTGTCCTCAAATGCCTTGTTTTGTCCATACACTAAAGGTATTTAGTTCACTGTCATAGGAGTAAGCAAAGCTGAAGATATTCAAGTCTAAGAAGCTACAATCAGATAATTTCTATGTATTTTCCATAAAAATGACACCATCcgattaatatatattttttaaatagttggCGATTAATTTAATTGTCAACAACTAATAgattaatcaattaattgttGCAGCCCTAAATTACATAATGCCAAAGATTGTTTCATTAAAGAaaacattcttacacacacacatacacacacaaacattcaaacataACTATGAGTTACAACTAGGGGAACAATTCTTTGGGTTTCCTGGTGAGTATATCACACAAACCTCACAGAGACATATCTGAAAGCAATAATAACAGCTTCATGACTTGGTTGTAGTGTGGCAGCTATATTTGTATTAATTTACGGCACATATTCAAGTTGCCCAATTGCTCCATGTCAGTGCCCACATTGCTCTGTGGGGTTTTCAGTTTTGATGTCAGGACAAGAAGTTCCCCCCTTGCACCATCTGGGAGAGCAGGGTAACAAGCGTCACTAGGAAGACACCAGGGACAAGACCTGTTACATCTGAGCTGCAGACCTCATTAGGTAAGCCATTGTTGGAGTCATCGTATGGGGCTCTGGCAAAGCAATCCACTGCAGCTTTGTCACACATGCAAATGAACATGTCACAGTCATTGTTGCTGGCTGCAATGTACATGtttgtgagtgaaagagagggagagaggatacATTTAAAATGAATCTATGGCAACTTATGACATAATATGTCATGATTAGGCTATAAACAATTAAAATGCACATATAagcatcatgtttaaatatAGTTCTTAGGCATTTGTGAAAGAAAGTGTTCAGACAATATGAATACCAAAGTACTATtttttgtgagcgtgtgtgtgtgtgtgtcagtcagaaaCGGAGATACTCACCCAGGCAGGTTATTGTCTTCTGTTCATTACAATCAAATTCATAGACATTGAAGTAAGGGCTGTCAAAAATGGAGCCACAGGACTCGAGGTTTTGGGCTTTATCATAACAGTCATCGTGGGCCTGGCAGCACCTGGAGAGGGAAGATTATTGACTTCCTCTGCATCTGTACCATTCATTGTCatttgcacacacccacactcacacacacacacacactcacacacccactttgacacttttattttgatattaaCGCTATGATGCAGGTTTGGACAGATATGATCAAATACAAAATGATTTGCATCGTCTTCCCTCGAGCATCCTTAATGGAAAAACGGCATATTATTTGAAAAATCATGCAGTATTTTGCTAGTATCTTTGAATTTGACTTTCTTCATCCACATAGAGGCAACCCACGcaaaatagcacacacacacacacacacacacacacacacacacacacacacacacgccaacacacGCTGAACCTGTCCATATCATCCACAGCTGTCCCCCCTCCTCCAAGCCCGCAGTAGCAGCCGTAGTCCCAGAAGTCCAGCAGAGGGTCCCTTTCTGGCAGTTTGCACTCCACCATCTGCCTGAACTGCTGGAGACCTCGCTTTTCACATGCTGCCACTGAATAGAGcgagaacaaaaaaacacttcctACTTCATGTAAAAAAATAGCTAAATTCAAGATGTCTTTACAACAGTAATGTTAATGAATGCCTTGTGTGCATTTTGAATAAGTGTAATTGTATCAGAAAGCAAGAGACTTACAAACTGGCAGGACCATGATTAGAAGCAAAGTGGAGAAAAGGTATTTCATGTCACTGTTTAGAAAGGTCAAAGAGGGGAGTTACTGTAGTGATCAGACATCATTTTACGTCGAGTACAGAGCACATGAGATATGAGAAGAGTCTTTGAGAACACGTAGCTCTTCTGAACAGAATATGATATCAAATGTAGATGTAACTTCAATGATATAGTGGCAACCTAAAGACATGAACCTATTGTTTAAATTAATGTAGTGTTTAGTTGATTAATTGAGAGATTTATAGAACTGAATAACCTCTCTTGAAATATACATCTATGAACACATTTCCAGATCAGCGTTTCAAAAGGTAAACAGCCCTACCTGCCAATGGCTCCAAATTGCAAGTGGTGTGTTTTTAGAATAAATGATACGTGCCTCTTAATGCGCCAGCCTCTAACAAATGTTTAACACCATTTTTGTTGCTAACTCAGATTTCAGAATTGCTAAATCCGAATGTGCTCAGCACATTTGTCAAACCTGCGAACagtttgagggtgtgtgtgtgtgtgtgtgtgtgtatgtgtccgtcCATCGATTCCTTCCTCATAGCAAAGCTCACCACACACATAAGCTGAGGTTCAGTTTGTTTCTGCCGTTGCCACGAAAGGCAAAGAACAGGTCCCTTAAAATGGATAAATACATTACTTATTCCCTTGGTGGGTATACAATCAAATGAAATATGAGGACACATCATTATATTATGTGGTGAAATGCCACAggttatgtgtctgttaaaCTGGCTTTCTATATGAAACAATTGGATATCCTTAGACTTGTGCCAGACAGTGGGCCTATTTCACAATCACCAATAACAACTGGACAGTGGGTTCAGTGCTCGGATTGCAGACTTAGAGGGTGATAACAGCGGGCTTAGAGTAAAACAAACCATAACTAAGAGATAACATTGTAAATACAGATTTTCTCTGCTGAAAGTAGTATAATTTCACAGCCATGTACTACATAAGACCTTGAATCCACTGCACACAGCAGAGTTTAATAATTCATTTTATAGATTTGCATTACGGTATCATCATTTGTCATCtaccacaaagacacacactttgTATTGGGCTCTCTTGTGTTTGCTTGACAATACTGTGAATACTtatacagtagtatacagtGAGCAGAGTATTTtaacacatgctaaagtagcCTTTGCGTatacgtttatttcctggttggtggatgcttgtctgaagttattggagttcaatcactaac contains:
- the LOC134088535 gene encoding cytochrome c oxidase subunit 6A, mitochondrial, which encodes MASLGRLSQALLRAPLSQTRQFSAAAHGHGEPGAAKTWKILTFVIAFPGVAVCMLNMYLKMQQHKLHHENPEFVAYSHLRIRNKRFPWGDGVKSFFHNSEVNALPDGYEEHDE